The Tachysurus fulvidraco isolate hzauxx_2018 chromosome 26, HZAU_PFXX_2.0, whole genome shotgun sequence genome segment ATGTCAAATTCTATTTAATTGTTTGATCattctctttattatttttcatcctTAAAATTAATGCTTGTAAATTTTtgtgaaaattatttatttattggaataATGAGTGTTTTACCTGCTTGGGTATTGAGCATCTCTACTGCTGCTTCAATGTCAGTTCCAGCTCGTGAAACAACTGGGCAGAAAACTAGAACTAAATCAGACTCTTCCAATTTCGTCACCTTCTGCAGACCTGGTATTTGTTCCTGAAGTTTCCTCTCTATTTCCACATGATGTCCTAATGTGTTTCCAGACATTAGAGTGAAGTATGTTAGATGAGGACGCTTCAACATCTGGATGCCAGAAGGCTGATGATCTAAAGGGAAAATAAATCATCAGTCACTGTAGCATAATATAAATGATTCCTAGGAATATTTTAGCTGTGTTGCAGGAATCAGGATAATTATTGAGCAACAGCAAATTTGCCACCAGTATTTCAAGAAAGAtttatgggatgtggtagtttagtgattaaggtgttggacaactGAGGGGTAGGTTGTGAATTTGAATCCTAGGTTCattaagctgccactgctgggcccctgtgcaaggccctcgACCCTCGATTACTCAGTAATTGTGGGTTGTATATTgaaaaaatgactaaataaattaaatatatgtgtTGCTGTTACATTATACATGATAAACTGTCTGAAACAAAGTGACTTACTTGGACTTTCTCTTGTTGACTTTTCCTGATTGATCTGTAGAATATAttgttaaaacattttcaacTTGGCCatttaaattctaaatatttcCCAATTTAATTTTGTTGTAAAATTCACCATGattttagagaaataaaaatcctcaCCTTAATCCAGTTTTCAACTTTGGACAGTGCTTTGTTGTTCTTATGACACGTCAGTAATCCCTGATCATTATGGAACCGACAGTCGACTGTGATCGTATTCTGACTGTTAATAGATTTGCTGCTGTCTGATACAATGAATTCTGCATTAAACGTGTGATGAAACAGTACCAGAACTGCAGGTTTGTTACCTTTTGATGGAGACATTGGAGTTTAGTGAAATAAGAAAGCAAATATTTCTCATATTGTAAAATTAAACTTtgggaaaataataaagtttaataaaaaaaaaaaggtaagtgAAGGTAAAAAAGGAATGAAGGTAAGTGAGCTTATGTCaaattctatttaattatttgatcatactcttaaattttttttaattttatttatttattggaataATGAGTGTTTTACCTGCTTGGGTATTGAGCATCTCTACTCCTGCTTCAGTGTCAGTTCCAGCTTGTGAAACAGCAGGGCAGAAAACTAGAACTAAATCAGACTCTTCCAATTTCGTCACCTTCTGCAGACCTGGTATTAGTTCCTGAAGTTTCTTCTCTATGTCCTCATGATGTCCTAATGTGTTTCCAGACATTGGAGTGAAGTATGTTAGACGAGGACGCTTCAACATCTGGTTACCAGAAGGCTGATCAtctaaagagaaaataaaatgtagattgCAAAGAAACATCAAATCATCAGCCACTGTAGcataatataaatgattaatgGGATTTTAACTGTACTAAATAAAAGTGCAATAAAAGTAGCTACTGGGATTTGATGAGtctaaaaaagatttaaattgaAAAAGGACTAAATTAATTAACTATGTGGTAATGTTACATTATACACAATAAACTGTATGTGACAATGTGACTTACATGGACTTTTACTCGGTGTCCCTCCCTGAATGTCctgtaaaatatattgttaGAACATTTTGATTTCTAGATTTTcctatttaattttgttaaaattaaccacgatttaagaaaaaaattaaatcctcACCTCAATAAATTTTATAACCTTGGACAATGCTTTGTCATTTTCAGGACACTGCACTAATCTCTGATCTTCATGGATTACACAGTCGACTGTGATCGTATTCTGTCTATTTACAGATCTGCTGCTGACTGGTACAATATATTCTGGATGATGAAGCACCACCAGAACTACAGGTTTGTTACCTATTGATGGAGACATGTGAGAATAAAAATGATTGAATGTTTAGTTATTTACTTAAACTCACATCTTATTAGTCACCAGCACAGAAACTTAAACACTGAGGTGTTCCTTATTGCACCCAGTCCCAGATATTCACTGGAACTGAGTCAATTAGAAACCGTCTTATCTCAACTATTCAACAAACAGAAAGCAAAAGATGTTTCACGTGTTTCATACTTTCACATTTAACAaattataaaaagtaaatacattttaatgagattcagcataaagacaaaaatctTACTTCTCATATTCCATATACTTCTTATGTCTAATTTATGCATTCGGATGTTTTCATGAagctataataaataataatgaggGTTTTACCTGGTAGGGTTTTAAGCATCTGTTTTGTTGCTTTCTTAGCAACAACAGAGCAGAAAGCCATAATGAAATCACAGTCCTCTGGATCCTGCACATTCTGTAGAGCTGGAATTATTTCCTGGAATTTCTGTTCTATATCCATATGATGTTTTAATGTGCATCCAAGTGCAAAAGTAACATACTTCATAGTCTGGTTAGTTGTGTGGTCCTGAGCTAAATATGTTAAACAACAGAAATTTGTAAGAATAAAATGAACTCACAGGTGTAAATGACATTACAAAAAATATGCCTGTTTTTCACTTCAACACCCaattaagaaataattaaaCCTCTAAAAGAAAAACCTCTAACTTGGTACACtcacacatttttctttatgtttttcaaTGATTTTCTGAATAAGTGACTGAATGTTTAGAcatttacacagttatagacTGAAACAAACATACTGATCAAAATGACAACCATTGAGATGGAAAAAAGGGAAATCTACAGcttaaaaaaacagtatttatataaaagCAAGAAATTACATTGCATATTACCCATTTTCAGCTTCACAGCTTCACAGCTTTACATGCGGTTTATCCGAATAAGGAAATACTTTACTTTTTATGCTATATGGATACTTTCACTTTTGCTTCTGAGCTCTATAGATCCTATCATTCCACTAATCATCAAAACAGCAACTATCAAGGACCCggatgtgtttttaattatcCCTAAATATAAAGGATCCACTGGAAACTTGGAGCAGCACTTTGGCTGTTTTTgtcttagaaataaaaatgatagaaTTATTAAAGACCTCACAAATCAAACGTGAAAAAGTGCACGTCATGCTAGCAATGGCGCAGTagggcttttattttgaagactAGTTTATACCGAGTCACTCCATGTGCTTCGTTTTTAAAGTACAAACCACTGGGTTTAAGGATAACAGTTGAAATGTActttgtgacagaaaaaaaaacagtaaaaaacgAAATAAAACGAAATCATGCACAattctatttataataacaactTACATTTGAACAAATGTAAGCTTTTAAATTATATGTCACTGTAAGGAGACttgtgtatataataaaataatcctgTATTCGTATTTTgatctttatatttaaaaaaaaacacactgcttAAAACACAGCTTTAAAAGATTTTGGATACTGAATTATACAGAAAGATTCTGATCAATTGGAAAAGTAGTCACGTGGTTATTTACGTAACGCATCTGATTTGTCCTCTTCGCTGCGCCGTAGCTGGGAAAATGGCTGAGAAGAAAATAGCAGgtaggtttgttttgtttatgtctatttgtttattctgtcGAGCTACTGTTAGTAACGCGgtttctatattctatatatttaagTAGTAAAACTTACAGCACTTACggccttttttattttgggtTTAAAGTTGCTAACCGAGTTGGCTAAAGATGCTAACCGAGTTGGCTAAAGATGCTAACCGAGTTGGCTAAAGATGCTAACCGAGTTGGCTAAAGATGCTAACCGAGTTGGCTAAAGATGCTAACCGAGTTGGCTAAAGATGCTAACCGAGTTGGCTAAAGATGCTAACCGAGTTGGCTAAAGATGCTAACCGAGTTGGCTAAAGTTAGTCAGATTGTTTAGCCAGTATTAGCTAATTAGCATATGAGTTGGCTAActatttgaatatatatatatatatatatatgtgtgtgtgtgtatataagacATATTATATAcaggttttataaataaatatcgtcattttaatcagtgtttgtgttccttCAGTGCGCTCTCAGGACCAGAGCCAGCGGCGCGTGCTGGATGTAGCGACACGTCACCGGAGGCTCACGAGGCAGCTCGAGGCGCTCGAGAAGGATAACTTCCAGGACGACCCACAGACGAGCCTCCCGCCGCCGGTGAAGCGCCTGCCGCATTTCGACGAGAATGACGAACCTGGTATAGATGCGTTCACACTGTTCTGGTTCCTAATACGAC includes the following:
- the LOC113641493 gene encoding uncharacterized protein LOC113641493 isoform X7, with product MGNMQSQDHTTNQTMKYVTFALGCTLKHHMDIEQKFQEIIPALQNVQDPEDCDFIMAFCSVVAKKATKQMLKTLPGNKPVVLVVLHHPEYIVPVSSRSVNRQNTITVDCVIHEDQRLVQCPENDKALSKVIKFIEDIQGGTPSKSPYDQPSGNQMLKRPRLTYFTPMSGNTLGHHEDIEKKLQELIPGLQKVTKLEESDLVLVFCPAVSQAGTDTEAGVEMLNTQAGNKPAVLVLFHHTFNAEFIVSDSSKSINSQNTITVDCRFHNDQGLLTCHKNNKALSKVENWIKINQEKSTRESPNHQPSGIQMLKRPHLTYFTLMSGNTLGHHVEIERKLQEQIPGLQKVTKLEESDLVLVFCPVVSRAGTDIEAAVEMLNTQAGDKPAVLVVLHHTFNAEHIVPDSSKSVNRHNTFTADCLFHEDQGLLTCHKNNEALSKVVNWIKIIQGKTTRKSPNHQPSGDQMLKRPRLTYFTLMSGKTLGHHVDIEKKLQEQIPGLQKVELEDSDFILIFCPVVSQAGTDIVEALKMLNTQAGDKRAVLVVLHHTFNPELIVPDSSRSVNRQNTITVDCLFYEDQGLLTCHKNNEALSKVVNFLNPKGDENPEKNTFGNFGIKLPKLPDRIKLPKWGSKDTDNVFLFYLSSSKRV
- the LOC113641493 gene encoding uncharacterized protein LOC113641493 isoform X5, producing MGNMQSQDHTTNQTMKYVTFALGCTLKHHMDIEQKFQEIIPALQNVQDPEDCDFIMAFCSVVAKKATKQMLKTLPGNKPVVLVVLHHPEYIVPVSSRSVNRQNTITVDCVIHEDQRLVQCPENDKALSKVIKFIEDIQGGTPSKSPYDQPSGNQMLKRPRLTYFTPMSGNTLGHHEDIEKKLQELIPGLQKVTKLEESDLVLVFCPAVSQAGTDTEAGVEMLNTQAGNKPAVLVLFHHTFNAEFIVSDSSKSINSQNTITVDCRFHNDQGLLTCHKNNKALSKVENWIKINQEKSTRESPNHQPSGIQMLKRPHLTYFTLMSGNTLGHHVEIERKLQEQIPGLQKVTKLEESDLVLVFCPVVSRAGTDIEAAVEMLNTQAGDKPAVLVVLHHTFNAEHIVPDSSKSVNRHNTFTADCLFHEDQGLLTCHKNNEALSKVVNWIKIIQGKTTRKSPNNQPSGNQMLNNTENNVPDSSRSVNRQNTITTDRPLNEDQRSLPCHKNNEALSKDVNITEIFQEKASRKSKNHQPSGDQMLKRPRLTYFTLMSGKTLGHHVDIEKKLQEQIPGLQKVELEDSDFILIFCPVVSQAGTDIVEALKMLNTQAGDKRAVLVVLHHTFNPELIVPDSSRSVNRQNTITVDCLFYEDQGLLTCHKNNEALSKVVNFLNPKGDENPEKNTFGNFGIKLPKLPDRIKLPKWGSKDTDI
- the LOC113641493 gene encoding uncharacterized protein LOC113641493 isoform X3, with product MGNMQSQDHTTNQTMKYVTFALGCTLKHHMDIEQKFQEIIPALQNVQDPEDCDFIMAFCSVVAKKATKQMLKTLPGNKPVVLVVLHHPEYIVPVSSRSVNRQNTITVDCVIHEDQRLVQCPENDKALSKVIKFIEDIQGGTPSKSPYDQPSGNQMLKRPRLTYFTPMSGNTLGHHEDIEKKLQELIPGLQKVTKLEESDLVLVFCPAVSQAGTDTEAGVEMLNTQAGNKPAVLVLFHHTFNAEFIVSDSSKSINSQNTITVDCRFHNDQGLLTCHKNNKALSKVENWIKINQEKSTRESPNHQPSGIQMLKRPHLTYFTLMSGNTLGHHVEIERKLQEQIPGLQKVTKLEESDLVLVFCPVVSRAGTDIEAAVEMLNTQAGDKPAVLVVLHHTFNAEHIVPDSSKSVNRHNTFTADCLFHEDQGLLTCHKNNEALSKVVNWIKIIQGKTTRKSPNNQPSGNQMLNNTENNVPDSSRSVNRQNTITTDRPLNEDQRSLPCHKNNEALSKDVNITEEKASRKSKNHQPSGDQMLKRPRLTYFTLMSGKTLGHHVDIEKKLQEQIPGLQKVELEDSDFILIFCPVVSQAGTDIVEALKMLNTQAGDKRAVLVVLHHTFNPELIVPDSSRSVNRQNTITVDCLFYEDQGLLTCHKNNEALSKVVNFLNPKGDENPEKNTFGNFGIKLPKLPDRIKLPKWGSKDTDNVFLFYLSSSKRV
- the LOC113641493 gene encoding uncharacterized protein LOC113641493 isoform X1, yielding MGNMQSQDHTTNQTMKYVTFALGCTLKHHMDIEQKFQEIIPALQNVQDPEDCDFIMAFCSVVAKKATKQMLKTLPGNKPVVLVVLHHPEYIVPVSSRSVNRQNTITVDCVIHEDQRLVQCPENDKALSKVIKFIEDIQGGTPSKSPYDQPSGNQMLKRPRLTYFTPMSGNTLGHHEDIEKKLQELIPGLQKVTKLEESDLVLVFCPAVSQAGTDTEAGVEMLNTQAGNKPAVLVLFHHTFNAEFIVSDSSKSINSQNTITVDCRFHNDQGLLTCHKNNKALSKVENWIKINQEKSTRESPNHQPSGIQMLKRPHLTYFTLMSGNTLGHHVEIERKLQEQIPGLQKVTKLEESDLVLVFCPVVSRAGTDIEAAVEMLNTQAGDKPAVLVVLHHTFNAEHIVPDSSKSVNRHNTFTADCLFHEDQGLLTCHKNNEALSKVVNWIKIIQGKTTRKSPNNQPSGNQMLNNTENNVPDSSRSVNRQNTITTDRPLNEDQRSLPCHKNNEALSKDVNITEIFQEKASRKSKNHQPSGDQMLKRPRLTYFTLMSGKTLGHHVDIEKKLQEQIPGLQKVELEDSDFILIFCPVVSQAGTDIVEALKMLNTQAGDKRAVLVVLHHTFNPELIVPDSSRSVNRQNTITVDCLFYEDQGLLTCHKNNEALSKVVNFLNPKGDENPEKNTFGNFGIKLPKLPDRIKLPKWGSKDTDNVFLFYLSSSKRV
- the LOC113641493 gene encoding uncharacterized protein LOC113641493 isoform X8, producing MGNMQSQDHTTNQTMKYVTFALGCTLKHHMDIEQKFQEIIPALQNVQDPEDCDFIMAFCSVVAKKATKQMLKTLPGNKPVVLVVLHHPEYIVPVSSRSVNRQNTITVDCVIHEDQRLVQCPENDKALSKVIKFIEDIQGGTPSKSPYDQPSGNQMLKRPRLTYFTPMSGNTLGHHEDIEKKLQELIPGLQKVTKLEESDLVLVFCPAVSQAGTDTEAGVEMLNTQAGNKPAVLVLFHHTFNAEFIVSDSSKSINSQNTITVDCRFHNDQGLLTCHKNNKALSKVENWIKINQEKSTRESPNHQPSGIQMLKRPHLTYFTLMSGNTLGHHVEIERKLQEQIPGLQKVTKLEESDLVLVFCPVVSRAGTDIEAAVEMLNTQAGDKPAVLVVLHHTFNAEHIVPDSSKSVNRHNTFTADCLFHEDQGLLTCHKNNEALSKVVNWIKIIQGKTTRKSPNNQPSGNQMLNNTENNVPDSSRSVNRQNTITTDRPLNEDQRSLPCHKNNEALSKDVNITEIFQEKASRKSKNHQPSGDQMLKRPRLTYFTLMSGKTLGHHVDIEKKLQEQIPGLQKVELEDSDFILIFCPVVSQAGTDIVEALKMLNTQAG
- the LOC113641493 gene encoding uncharacterized protein LOC113641493 isoform X6, producing the protein MGNMQSQDHTTNQTMKYVTFALGCTLKHHMDIEQKFQEIIPALQNVQDPEDCDFIMAFCSVVAKKATKQMLKTLPGNKPVVLVVLHHPEYIVPVSSRSVNRQNTITVDCVIHEDQRLVQCPENDKALSKVIKFIEDIQGGTPSKSPYDQPSGNQMLKRPRLTYFTPMSGNTLGHHEDIEKKLQELIPGLQKVTKLEESDLVLVFCPAVSQAGTDTEAGVEMLNTQAGNKPAVLVLFHHTFNAEFIVSDSSKSINSQNTITVDCRFHNDQGLLTCHKNNKALSKVENWIKINQEKSTRESPNHQPSGIQMLKRPHLTYFTLMSGNTLGHHVEIERKLQEQIPGLQKVTKLEESDLVLVFCPVVSRAGTDIEAAVEMLNTQAGDKPAVLVVLHHTFNAEHIVPDSSKSVNRHNTFTADCLFHEDQGLLTCHKNNEALSKVVNWIKIIQGKTTRKSPNNQPSGNQMLNNTENNVPDSSRSVNRQNTITTDRPLNEDQRSLPCHKNNEALSKDVNITEIFQEKASRKSKNHQPSGDQMLKRPRLTYFTLMSGKTLGHHVDIEKKLQEQIPGLQKVELEDSDFILIFCPVVSQAGTDIVEALKMLNTQAGDKRAVLVVLHHTFNPELIVPDSSRSVNRQNTITVDCLFYEDQGLLTCHKNNEALSKVVNFLNPKGDENPEKNTFGNFV
- the LOC113641493 gene encoding uncharacterized protein LOC113641493 isoform X4, which codes for MAQDHTTNQTMKYVTFALGCTLKHHMDIEQKFQEIIPALQNVQDPEDCDFIMAFCSVVAKKATKQMLKTLPGNKPVVLVVLHHPEYIVPVSSRSVNRQNTITVDCVIHEDQRLVQCPENDKALSKVIKFIEDIQGGTPSKSPYDQPSGNQMLKRPRLTYFTPMSGNTLGHHEDIEKKLQELIPGLQKVTKLEESDLVLVFCPAVSQAGTDTEAGVEMLNTQAGNKPAVLVLFHHTFNAEFIVSDSSKSINSQNTITVDCRFHNDQGLLTCHKNNKALSKVENWIKINQEKSTRESPNHQPSGIQMLKRPHLTYFTLMSGNTLGHHVEIERKLQEQIPGLQKVTKLEESDLVLVFCPVVSRAGTDIEAAVEMLNTQAGDKPAVLVVLHHTFNAEHIVPDSSKSVNRHNTFTADCLFHEDQGLLTCHKNNEALSKVVNWIKIIQGKTTRKSPNNQPSGNQMLNNTENNVPDSSRSVNRQNTITTDRPLNEDQRSLPCHKNNEALSKDVNITEIFQEKASRKSKNHQPSGDQMLKRPRLTYFTLMSGKTLGHHVDIEKKLQEQIPGLQKVELEDSDFILIFCPVVSQAGTDIVEALKMLNTQAGDKRAVLVVLHHTFNPELIVPDSSRSVNRQNTITVDCLFYEDQGLLTCHKNNEALSKVVNFLNPKGDENPEKNTFGNFGIKLPKLPDRIKLPKWGSKDTDNVFLFYLSSSKRV
- the LOC113641493 gene encoding uncharacterized protein LOC113641493 isoform X2; this translates as MGNMQSQDHTTNQTMKYVTFALGCTLKHHMDIEQKFQEIIPALQNVQDPEDCDFIMAFCSVVAKKATKQMLKTLPGNKPVVLVVLHHPEYIVPVSSRSVNRQNTITVDCVIHEDQRLVQCPENDKALSKVIKFIEDIQGGTPSKSPYDQPSGNQMLKRPRLTYFTPMSGNTLGHHEDIEKKLQELIPGLQKVTKLEESDLVLVFCPAVSQAGTDTEAGVEMLNTQAGNKPAVLVLFHHTFNAEFIVSDSSKSINSQNTITVDCRFHNDQGLLTCHKNNKALSKVENWIKINQEKSTRESPNHQPSGIQMLKRPHLTYFTLMSGNTLGHHVEIERKLQEQIPGLQKVTKLEESDLVLVFCPVVSRAGTDIEAAVEMLNTQAGDKPAVLVVLHHTFNAEHIVPDSSKSVNRHNTFTADCLFHEDQGLLTCHKNNEALSKVVNWIKIIQGKTTRKSPNNQPSGNQMLNNTENNVPDSSRSVNRQNTITTDRPLNEDQRSLPCHKNNEALSKDVNITEIFQEKASRKSKNHQPSGDQMLKRPRLTYFTLMSGKTLGHHVDIEKKLQEQIPGLQKVELEDSDFILIFCPVVSQAGTDIVEALKMLNTQAGDKRAVLVVLHHTFNPELIVPDSSRSVNRQNTITVDCLFYEDQGLLTCHKNNEALSKVVNFLNPKGDENPEKNTFGNFGIKLPKLPDRIKLPKWGSKDTDKSIEKRKHDE